The Oscillatoria acuminata PCC 6304 genomic interval CCATGACCAAGTGGCCCGTTTCTGCGGCAGATACGGCCAGAGAAATTGTCTCAAAGTCCCGCATTTCTCCCACCAGAATAATATCCGGGTCTTGACGCAGGGCCCCTTTGAGTGCATTCGAGAAGCTCTTGGTGTCTTCCCCTTTTTGCCGTTGGTGGAATAAGCTCTTGATATTGGGAAACACATACTCGATCGGGTCTTCCACCGTGAGGATATGTTCGGCGCGGGTGCGGTTGATCAGATCCAGCAATGCTGCCATCGTGGTGGTTTTTCCTGAACCCGTTTGACCCGTGACTAACAATAGCCCCCGAGGGCGCTCGGTCATTTCCCGGATCACCTGGGGAACCCCTAATTTATCCGCATTGGGAATGGTGGAACCCAAGGCCCGCAAACAAGAGGCCCAGCAGCCCCGTTCCCGATAAACGTTGACCCGGAAACGGGCCAAACCTTTGACCCCGTAAGCGCAGTCTAAGTCCCAGTTTTGCTCCAACGTCTTGCGCTGTTGGTTGTTGAGCATTTGGAAGATGACTTGCTGACACTCTTCCGGGGCGAGACTTTCCCCAAATTGGGGCTGGGGAGTCAGTTTCCCGCTGACGCGGAAGTAGATGGGTGCACCGGCTTGGATGTGGATGTCTGAGCCACCTTGTTCAACCAGGGACTCCATAATATCTTCAATGACCAGACCTGCCATAGTTGCGTTCTCTCCGATAATCTCTGTTTAGATTGTATTGAAAGTAAATTTCCGGGGAAAGTGAAGGCGATCGCCTTACTCTTGGAAGCGCGGGGTCAAGCAGTACAGGCAATCGAGCCACTCCTGCTGCAATCCGGCCCCGCAAGCCTTACAAGTTAGACCCGTCTTGCGTTTGGCTTTGAGTTCTGCTTCCAAGCCAGAGTCGGTAAAAGTAACCCGTTCAACCTCTTCAAAAGTGGTATGCCCTTCCCGAACCAGGTTGAGGCTATAGGCGAGCAAGGTGACCATCCCCTCTTCCACGGCAGCTTCCTTAATCCGTTCCGTGGGCGCACCTTGAGAGATTAACATTTGCAGATTTTCAGTGTTTTTGAGGACTTCATAGACCCCAACCCGGCCTTTATATCCACCGCCCCCACATTTCTGGCATAAAGTCCCGGCGTCTTGAGCGGCTTTACGGTCCGCTGGGGGAATGGAGTTGGCTTTATAGAAGGTGATATTGGTTTCCCCAGAAACAGTGAGTCCAAAGCGACCAAGTTCTTCCGGGGTGGGGGTGTAGGCAATGCGACATTCGCCACAGACCCGCCGCATCAAGCGCTGGGCCAGTACACCAATCAGAGAACCGGCGACCATGAAGGGTTCAACTCCCATTTCATCTAAACGAGCGATCGCCCCGGCTGCGTCGTTGGTATGCAGGGTGGTTAACACTAAGTGACCCGTCAAGGCTGCTTCAATGGCCGTTTTCGCCGTTTCTTTATCCCGCGTTTCACCCACCAGAATGATGTCCGGGTCTTGCCGCATGAACGCCCGCAATAAGTTAGTAAAGTCCAGTCCTTTGGCCCGAATCACTTGACATTGGGTAATCCCCGGCAAGGCATATTCAATCGGGTCTTCTGCGGTCGAGATATTTACCGCTGGGTCGTTCCGTTCGGCTAACACTGAATACAAGGAAGTTGATTTCCCCGAACCCGTGGGTCCCGTCACCAAAATCAGACCAAAAGGACGACTCGCCATTTCTCGGACTAGCGCCAAACTCTCTTGATTGGAAATTAATTTATCCAATCCCAACTGGGTGGAGGAGTTATCCAAAATCCGTAAGCAGAGTTTTTCACCATACCGCGACGGCAGACAGTTCACCCGGAAGTCCACGGTGCGTCCCTGGAATATCCGCCGAATCCGTCCATCCTGGGCATTCCGCCGTTCGGCAATATCCATATCGGAAATAATTTTGAACCGGGAAGTCAAGGCATTTGTAATTTTACTGGGTAACCGGGCAAACTCTTGAAGTACGCCGTCTTTCCGCATCCGAATTCTCAGAAACTCTTCTTGGGGTTCGACGTGGATATCGGAGACGCCATCGGAGAGGGCTTTGGCCAAGATTTTATTAACGGTGTTAATAATGGGTGCGTCGTTGGCCCCGCGCAACGCCGCATCCAGATTCATGTCTTCATCTTCTTCTGGGGCGTCATCAAGGGATTCCCCATCTACCTCATTGAAAACGTCAGAGTTGAGGTTTAAATCGAGTTGATTAGCTTTTTCTGCTTTGGCCTGTTGTTCTTTGGCCTTTTCGTCAGAATATTGATTGAGTAAGTTGTTATAGTCTTCTGGTGTAATTACCAGTCGGCGGAGGGCTAGTCCCTGGGGTCGCAGGATCCGGGTCAAGTCGTCCAGGGCGGCTAAGTTATCCGGATCCACCATTGCTACAGAAACCGAAGGCGATTCGCCCTCGTTGCGGGAGATGGGCAGGATGCGATGGCGACGGCAACTTTCCAGGGGCAGCAAGGTCTCTAGGAGTGGACCTAGTTGTTCCGGTGACAGTTCGGTGATTTCTGGATCCAAGGCTTCTACGCCGTAGACGATTTTCAGTTCAAAAAGCTGCTGCTTCTTGTACTGCCTGAGCAATTCTGGAGGCAGTTGCTTTCCAGTAATGGCTTCGAGGACCTCGGTAAGAGGCTTCCCTGATTTCCGACTTTCAATGTGGGCGCGTTGAACTTGTTCGCGATCGGCATAGCCCGCTTGGATGAGCTTATTGCCGAAGGGAGAAAATGCATTCTGGACAACTAGGGCACGCCGCTGTGATGCGAAGTTTGTCATGGCTGGTGGATTTAATATGCTTACTTAGAGTATTCCCAAAATGAAGCCGGTTAAGCACTTTTTGGCGCAAGGGGTTGGCTCGCGCTGAGGTTGATCCTGAAGATCCTGAAGATCTCCACCTCTGATGACGGGTGGTGCGACTGGGAGTGAGGGTTGCTCCTCACCGGGCTTGCCGCTGTTGGTTTAGTTCAATGTTTACTTGATTTATCTTTGATGATACCTTTTACCACCCCGAAAGCACCAACTTTTGAGCAATATATTCTCTTAATTTATAGCCTAATGTTGCACATTTAGGTATTAATTTGAGCAAGTTTTGGGTGGGGACTGATTCTCAAGGGTTGAGTTTTTCAAGGGTCGCCTCGATCCGATCGCTGATTCACTTAGGGTGTTCTCTAGCTTCTATCGGTCAGTTAGGGCTGAAGTTCCTTCCCTGGGTCTCTATGTTCATCTTTCCTCACCTGAAAGGCGATCGCTTGGTAGGTACTCACTCGGCCTTTATACCTAAAGCCTTCTAAACCCCACGGGCGATCGACGATCCCTATTGCTTACCAGCCAGCCAATTCTCTTCGGTGGAGGCCAATTTCATCATCCATTTCCGGGAAAGATAAATGGGTATAGTGCCTTGGTCTTGTCCTGAACAGTCTTGAAGGTTAGGTTGGATAATGGGGAGTTTTTTGAAGCGATCGGTTTCACCAAGCCGCTAAAACTCTTTAAGCTGATATTCCCTGAAAATCTTGGCAGTTTCAGCCCAGTTATTCTGGCTTATTCCAACCCACCCCAACCCTATTTTATTAACTTTAACCCAGATTGTTAGTCTGTTTTGACTAAATACATCCGTTCTAAACCTAACACCAGAATCACACTGGCAAGTTGGATGAACCAGGGGGCTAAAGTTAATCCCCAAATCAACAAAATTCCAGCACTTCCTCCGGCTAAAATTGTGTAAATGTCCTCCGAGGTTTTATGCAATAACCAGAGTGCGGCAACGGCCAATAATAAGGGTAGTAGATACATGGGGAATATCTCCTCAATCTTCATCGATGGAGCAGGGTGCAGAAGAGACGGGTTCAACTTGACTCACCCATGACGGTATCATCTTTCCCAGGCCGGTCCCGTATTATAAATCACATTCAGCCAATTTCGCTCTATTTTTATTGGAATATACAGGGTTTGAGATGTCATGGAAATCGAGAAGCCAGAGGCAGCAGAACTGCTAGGCGAATATTCCCGGGCAGGGATTGGAAAGAAGAGTGAGAAAAAAATCAGCCGATTTTGAAGAGGCAAGAGAGGGGAAGTTAACTGGCTTTTGTGGGTGGGGGAGAAACATGGCGAGTTCGATACAAGATGAAGATTACCAGGCAGAGTTGAATTGGCCAAGGGGCAATGACTAGATCGCAGCCCACCCCCAACGCAGCGACGGCGATCGCCAGAATTCGGGGAATTTCTTCTGAAGTATTCATATAACAAAACCAGGCCGTTAAACTGGTGAGCAGTGCCATCCAGAACATTCCGATCATTTTGAGTCCCTCCTACAGGCCAAACGATTTTCGGTTCTAGCTCTAATCTAACCACTCATTCAAAATAAACCCGTGATGATAAGAGGTCCACCCTTAAGATCATCATCACTGGGTTAGGAGATCCAAATCAACCCCAGAGGCGATCGCGATCGCCTCCCTTCCAGGTTCAAACCCCCGACTTGCTGTCTGTTTCTCCCCTTTGTAGAGAGGCCCCAATAGGTTCAACCAGCAACGTAATATTATGTCGTCCCACCACGGAAACCACTTCACCGGGACCTAGGGTAATATGATGTGGACAGAAGGCCGGCCACCAGGAACTCTGAAACCGGACCCGGCCTCCAAAATAGGGAACAATCGTTTCATCCACGATCGCCAATTGGTTGGACTCCGGTAGCATCAGTCCTGAGTCAATCTCAGTGCCTTTAGGACCCATCCCATTTCTGCGGAAAAAAAACAGTTTGCCAAACACCCATTGGAACCAATAGAATCTCATTCGATGCCATCCTCCCATCAACGATACCGATTAGAGTAGGGCCTTGATTTCAGCCCAGAGAACGCCTGACTGCCAATCACCACTCCAGGCGATCGCCCTCTAAAGTCTTTATTAGGATGGATTGCTGAAAAATATGCATCTTTGGGTGCGATCGGCAACAGATTAGTCTTCCTGTTCGGAATCCAGAAAGCGAGTCTCTGGACCCAATCGCTGCCCATTCGCCCCCAATCCGGTGCAGAAACCCGATTTCTAACCGCTATTATTCTGATGCGGCGCATTTTTGCATAATTGGCGATGGACTACCCTAGTAAATCTTTAGAACCCAGAAACGACGGATTTCCGTGAGCTCACTCTTTGCGAACCGAGAACGAGAATGTTAAGTCCATCGAACCCCAACCTGATTCCGACCCCACCCCGGCGTTCCCCTACCGTCAACCAATTTGCCACCTATCTCAGGTCAAATCACGAAGGGGGGCGCTGGGTGCTTGAATGGAAAACTGAACCGCGTTTACGGCGCAATATTCAGTTATATATAGCCCAAGACCCCAACTTTGCCGACTTGTGCGATCGCAGCGAAGATGGCAGGGCAGTAGAACAGTTCTGGATTGCCCTCGCCCTAGACCCCCTGCCCCCCCAAGGGTGGGAACCCCCCGATCGCCAACAACTGGCATTCCAGCATTTAGCCAGTTATTATGAACCGATTTGCCACCAAGCGGCCCGTTCCATCGCGGACAAGCATTCTCAAATTTTATGGGAAGATGCCTTGACCATCGCCCGAATCTGGCTACAAAAACAGGATAAATTAGCCGAAATTTTAAGCAAATATCAACCGAATGGACCGGCCAAGTTTTCCACTTATTTACAAGAAGTTTTAATGCGAAACATCAAATCAGAAACCGATGTGGGTCGTTACTCTTCCTGGCGGTTGTTGTGTAAAATTGCTGACTATAAGTTAGCCGAGGCTTTAACTTTTTTTAACCCGGGTTCTCCCCAAGTTTCTCAAATTTTATTGGCCCGAAAATACTTTAAACAGGTTTATACGGCCAATCGCATTAATGTAGCAAGCAGAAGACTCGGAGAAATTTGGCCCGCACCCCAACCGGAAGATTTTACAGAAACTGCTAAGTTTTATAATGCTCACCGATGCTTGCCTTCTGCGCCAGTTGAAGTTGCAGCAAATCCACCTAGTAATGCGGCACAGATTGAATCCTGGATGCAAAGTTGTCTGGATGCATTAAAATATAAAATACCGGAAGAACATGAGCCGCTTTCTCTGGAAAAATGGCCGGAACAACAGGGACTCGAAATAGCCGACCCCAAAACGGAATCGGAAGACTGGATTCTGGAGCAATTATCGGAGGGAGACTGCCCGGATTCTCCTTTGAGTCAGCTCAATCGCATCCATGAGTTATTTGAAATCGAACTCAGAGGATGCCGCACTATTCTCGAAGTTCAACTGGGCGATCGCCGGGTACTGATTGATAAAGATCGGATTCTCCCCCTGAAATATGGAATCGGACTCACTCAACATCAAATTGGTGAGTTGTGCGGGATTAATCAATCTAGTGTGAACCGCAAACTTAAGACTTATAAAACTCGTCTTTTGAGTGTTTTAACTCAATTAAGTCAGCCGGAAGAGAGGGCGATCGACTCGGTGCAAGGGTGGTTACAGAAACATTTTTTATCGCCTAATCAGACGGATCTAATTGCTCAAGCCTTGGTGAAGGCAATCAAGACTCTGAAGTCGGAGGACCGAGAGCTATTGTCCTTACGGTATGGGCAAAAATTGACGGTCCAACAAATTGGCGATCGCCTGGAAATAACGACAGATCAGGTCCAATCTAGGCTAAATAACATCGAAACTCAATTGCATAAATGTTTATTCACTACCCTAGGAAATTGGATAAAGAAGTATGTAGACAAGTGGCTTGATGATTTTTACAAAACGGCCTTAAGCCACCTATTCAATCAAGGCTTTAATTCCCTTTCTCCTGAGATCCAGAAAATTTTGAAACTTTCCTACACCCATTGCGTCCCTCTGGACCAGATAGCCGCAAGAGTAGGACTGGATCAAGAAAGGGTGCATCACTTAGTTTGGGAAGGAATCTGTCTCCTAGAATCCCATTTCGTTCAAAAAATTTCTGAGATATTAGAAGTATCTCTGGTTGGGAATTTAGAACGGCAGCGGATCGCCCAATTGACAAAAGAATGGTTGAACAACTTACACAAATTCGATTAAGGAGAACTAAATCATGAACTTTATAAATAATCCGTGGAATCAGCCCCCAATTCAAACCTATCCGGAAGGAATGCGATTCAAAATTGCTCCCGCACACCAAGAACAGGCTTGGCAAATGGCCGATCGCCACTCCAATACCATCACTCGCTATCAAGCCTATCTCAATTGGATCGCGATAAAAACTCTCTTTCCCTGGTTTGAAGAATGGGCTCAAGAGGAAGGATTACCCGCCCCTTGTATTTCGCCGAAAGTAGAACAACTCCTTCAGAGTTTAGAATTGGTCAATGGCACAGCAATTGAGCTAGATTTCACTCGATTTATCCTTATTCCAGTGGATGAAATTGAGTCAGAATCTGTAGAAATTCCCCAGGAATGGATAGATAATCGGAACTGGGTGGGGGATTATTATCTTCCCATTATCGTCAGTTTAGATGGGGATGAGGACGACTGCTGGATAGAAGTCCCCGGATTTGCCACTCATCAACAGGTGAAAAACCAAGGGAACTATGATGCCAATACTCGAATTTATGAATTAGAAATGACGGAGTTAATCCAGGACTTAACTGTGATAGACATAACCCGGGGACTCCAGATGCGAGAACCCATTCCACCCTTACCGGCGCTATCGGAAGTTGAAGCAAAAAAGTGGGTGCAAATTTTGGGGGATCCGTCGATTTATTCCCCCCGATTGCAAGGGGAAATTCCGTTTGAAACCTGGGCCGCTTTGTTAGATAATCAGGAATGGCGGCAACAACTGTGCGATCGCCGGATGGGGAAAGTGTCGGAAGTTGCCTCGGATCAACCTTTACAGGAGTTAAGACAATGGTTACACCAGGTAACGGAGGAAGGATTGGAAGCGATTTCTGGGGGATGGCAACAGTTTGAGGCATTGTTTGTACCCCCGACCCCGACTGCTGTGCGCGGAAAACGTGAGACAACCCAGGCGATCGCCCCTGTGATTCGCTTGTTACAACCGGATGAATTAGAGCAAACTCGTCGTCATGCCGCAGGAGTCTTAGGGGAACTTGGATTTGGTAATTCTGAGGCGATCGATGCCTTAACTCAATTGTTGCATACCGCCCGGGATGAAGAAACCCGTTGGCAAGCGGCACTCAGTTTAGGTAAAATCAGTCCCGGACATCCCCAAGCTGGCATCAAAAAAGCTCGATACCTCGATTGGGGAATGTATTTACAAGGTCATTCTCTGGCTTTAATTGTGGCAATTATGCCCAAAAATGATGACAAATTGGGGATATTTCTGCAAGTCCAACCGACTTCACCGGGGAAGTTACCTCCCCATTTAAAATTGAGCGTCCTATCGGCATCAGGAGAAACCATCCGAGAAGCTGAATCCAGAAGCGATCGCAGTGCTCAAGGTCAAGACAACTTGATTCAACTGAGGTTTAGTCCACCTCCCGGTACTCACTTTCGAGTGAGGGTATCCCTAAAAGAATCGAGCATTACGGAGGATTTTATCGCATAAATTAGCAGGGTAAGCTCATCTAATTTAGTATTAAATGTAACACACAAAAATGACTGTGCAGTATTATTTATGGCCTGTTTGTCTGAGAGGTTCTATAATGACTTTCAAGTTCAGTAGAAGATAGGAATGAATCCTCCATGAATAAAGGATTTTCATCAGTTGTAGCGAAGGCTAAATTAAGAATTCTCAAAAAACAGCCTCCACCTATTTCTATGCAACAGCTATAAAACGGAGATTATTAAACGGAGGGTTTTGGGGATATAAAAGGCGTGAAACCGAGGAGATAGGGGGGTTAAACACGGTTTTCTGGGTTCCTATTTCTGGGAGCATCTCAATGTTGCCTAAAAACCAGTCGGACCTCTCCCCAAACCCCTCCCCTAAGAGGGGAGGGGCTTTGAGACTGCCTTGTCCGGCTCCCCCTTCCCTAGACAGGGAAGGGGGCTGGGGGGTTAGGTCTCTTGAACAAATTGAGATGCTCCTCTATTTCTTTTACTAGGGGAACTCCAAAAAATAAAATCTCCAAAACGTTCGTAGTGACGGATCAACGGAGTAGCCCGGTCAATGTAGGGGCGCAATGTGCAGGCCCCAAGGGCGCAAGCATTGCGCCCCTACAGATACCTTCCTTTCAGTTGAATGGTTGGATGATTTATATTTTGCAATTCCCTAGAAAAGAGGTCGTTGGATGATGCAGGGGTTGGCAAAAATTAAACCCCGATCGCCTTCTCAATATCTAGTGGGTGAGGCGATCGGGGTTTTTGGGGGAGGGATGGGGTGTTGAACTGTCGCTTAGTTGGGGGGGTCTAGGCGGTTGACGAGGAGGGCGACGGGAATCATGGGTAATCCGACTGCTAGACAGATTAACCATTGGGTCAGATTGAGGGGGGCAGTTTGAAAGATGCGGTTGAGGAGGGGAACTTGGGAGAAGAGAATTTGCAAGACGATCGCCCCGATTATTCCAGCGACAATGGCAGATGCACCCACTTTTGAGTTGAGGGTTCCCTTCATTTTGGCGATTAAATTCGGCAATAATTGGCTAATGCTTAATAGATAAAAAATTCGACCAGAAACTAAGGATTGAACGGCGATGGTTCGGGCTAAGGCGAGTGGTTCGGGATGGTCGGGATAGGTTCGGAGTGACCATTCAAACATTCCAAAAATGACAATCCAGTTATAAATGGCGATGATGGCAATTCGTTTGATGCGATCGCGCGATAAGAGAGATTCACTGGGGTTGCGCGGTGACTTTTCCATCACCCGGGGAGATTTGGGTTCAAAGGAGAGGGGAACCGTCATGGTGATGGAGTTAATCATATTCAGCCAGAGAATTTGTAAGGCTTCAATGGGCAACGGTCGCCCTAACAACACACTCAATAACACCGTCATGGATTCCCCTAAGTTGACGGGTAAAATAAAGGAAATCGCTTTCACCAGGTTGCTATATACTGTGCGACCTTCTTCCACTGCTGCTTCAATGGAGGCAAAGTTATCATCGGTGAGGATCATATCTGCCGATTCCTTGGCAACTTCGGTTCCGGCACCTCCCATAGCAATCCCGACATCGGCTTGTTTGAGGGCGGGTGCATCGTTGACCCCATCCCCCGTCATGGCGACAATCTCACCTCGGGCTTGTAGTGCTTCAACGAGGCGGAGTTTTTGTTCCGGTGCCACTCGGGCAAAGACGACGCTATCCTCTAGGTTATTGGCGAGGGTTTGGTCATCCATTTCGCCGATTTGAGTGCCGGTAAAGGCTTGAACTTGGCCGTTTTTCTCCATTCCCATGCGACGGGCGATCGCAGCGGCGGTGGTGGCATGGTCTCCGGTAATCATTTTTACCTGAATTCCGGCATTTTGACAGGCGGCAACAGCGGCGATCGCTTCGGGTCTGGGGGGGTCAATCATCCCCTGTAATCCCATAAAAATTAATCCCTCGTCGATATCTGGGCGATCGATGTTTTGCCGTCCCGGATTGATGGATTTTTTGGCAAAGGCTAACACTCGCAACCCCTTTTCTGCCATGCTTTCGACTTCCTCATGCAAGGCGTCGGCATCTAAGGAAATCACCTCACCTTGACTATCAAAGATTTGGGTACAACGCTTGAGGAGGGATTCTACTGAACCTTTGACATAAATCGTGGGTCCATTGGGGGTATCATGCAAGGTTGCCATATACTGAAACTCGGATTCAAAGGGAATCACATCCCGTTTTGGCAGTTCTTCGGCGATCGCATCTTGGGTTAATCCCGCTTTATTCGCCGCAACAATTAATGCGCCTTCTGTGGGGTCACCAACCACGACCAGATTCCCTTCTTTTTCTTCAATATGGGAATCATTACATAAGAGTCCGGCCCGCAAACATTCTAATAAAATTGGGTTTTGTTGGAAGTCAACCGGGGAATCATTGAAAGAAATTTCCCCTTCTGCTGCATATCCTTGACCCGTAACGAAATACTTCTGACCCCCGGCATGAATTTCCTGAACTGTCATTTGATTTTCAGTCAAGGTGCCGGTTTTATCGGAACAAATGACTGTTGCACCCCCGAGGGTTTCTACCGCAGGCAATTTGCGAACGATCGCATGACGTCTTGCCATTCGGTTTACCCCAACGGCTAAGGTAACGGTGACGACTGCGGGTAATCCTTCGGGAATGGCACTCACAATCAAGGCGATCGCCGCTTCTAATGCACCAGCGATCGAGGGTTGAACATTTCTGAATGTTTCCAACGCCTCATTATTGTAAGCATTATGAAACGCCACCGCCACGGTTAATGCACCTAACCCCAGGACCAAAATCATCCAAACTTTACTAAATTTGTCAAATTTTCGGGTTAAAGGTGTCGTTAAATTGGTCCGTTGGTCAATCAGTTGAGAAATCTTTCCGGTTTCGGTATTATTTCCGGTTGCAACCACCAAACCTCGGGCTTGGCCGAAGGTGACTAATCCCCCAGCATAAGCCATGTTGATGCGTTCAGCTAGGGCGGTTTCTGGGTTGAGGGTCGCGCTGTTTTTTTCCACAGGAACCGACTCCCCAGTCAGTCCCGATTCATCAATTTGTAAGTTCCGAACGTGAATTAACCGTAAATCAGCCGGTACTTTGTCTCCGGAATTGAGTAATACTAAGTCTCCTGGGACTAATTCTGTGGAAGAAATCCGCCGTTTGTTGCCTTCGCGAATTAAAGTGGCTTCTGTGGTCACTGATTTGGACAATGCGGCGATCGCCCCTTCAGCTTTCCATTCCTGGAGGAATCCAATAATTGCATTAATAATCGTTACCCCCCAGATGACCCAGGCATTTGGCCATTCTTCTAGGAAGGCTTTCACCGCCCCAGCCACGAGCAAAATCAAGATTAAGGGTTGATTAAATTGCTGGAGGAATTTTAACCACAAAGGTTTAGCTTTCTTGCCCGTTAATTCATTGGGTCCGAATTGTTCTAATCGTTGGTTTGCTAAATCCGTGGTTAGTCCTGCCTCCTTACTGGATCCGAGTCGATTGGCAACTTCTTGTTCCGATAAACTATGCCATTCCTGGGAAGTTAATTCGCTGGGTTGGTTCGATGTTTGCATAAAATTCTCTCTGGATGCGATACGGTTTCAATTAATCCCCCAAAAAACAGGGTAAATTGATGGCAAAATTGGGGTTTAGGGAGCCTTAATGTTAAAAAACACTCAACCCATGTGAGTGTTTAGAAAACCTAACAGGTTAAAACCCCCGAGATTTTAAAACTCGAATGGGTTGGCAGAATCAAAGTTATTTTAAAACTTTACTCCCTTTGGATTCTTGGGGTCAGCTAGGGTTCCATTTAATGTAACATATTCTTATCAAGGATTGCCCGGTTTAAAATTTTAGACCAAAGGGTCGTATCCCTTTTCTGGAGAGAGTTTGAGGAGTTGCACCTTGTCAATGTTCCTGAAGAGGGAGATTGGTTTTCTGGCTCGCTGACTAAAGCCCAAGATACCCGGAAATCGGCAATCTGACAACCCACCGGCGATCGCCATCGAAATCAGTGGGATAATCACTGAGATAATCACTCGAAACAAGTCCAAAGGGAGGATATGAACCAGCAACCCGTCACCTGGCATCTGCAACAACCCGTACTCCCTCCGGAGTGGTTCCTCGAACAAGTCCGACAGCATCTCAACTCCAACTCCTCGGGTTTATCCGGCCAATATGCCGCAGCATTACTCTGGCAACGGGGAATTCAGGACCGAGAGGAACTAGCCCGGTTTTTAAATCCGCAAGACTATCAACCCGCCAGTCCCTTTGACTTCGGCGAGGAGATGTCCGCTGGTGTCGATCGCCTCAAACTGGCCCGAACACAGGGGGAAAAAGTGGCCATCTGGGGAGACTTTGATGCCGATGGAATCACCGCCACCAGTGTCTTATGGGACGGCCTGGGCCAATTTTTCACCCCCAACAGCCAACTCACCTACTTCATTCCCAACCGCTTAACCCAATCTCACGGTCTGAATCGGTCAGGAATTAACGATTTAGCGGCATCGGGAACGACGTTAATTGTTACCTGTGATACCGGCAGTACCAATTTGGACGAAATCGAGTATGCTCATGAACTTGGCATCGATATCATCGTCACGGATCATCATACTTTACCCCCTAGTCGCCCAAGAGTTGCCGCAATTATCAACCCCCGTTCTCTTCCGGCAACCCATCCCCTAGCGCATCTTTCGGGCGTCGCTGTTGCTTATAAGGTGGTAGAAGCGCTGTATAGCACACTGCCGGAAATTCCGCAAGAACCCTTAGAAGGATTATTGGATTTAGTCGCCATTGGGTTAATTGCCGACTTGGTACAACTGAGTGGAGACTGTCGATATTTAGCCCAAATGGGACTCAAACGCCTGCATCAGGAGTGGCAGAAATCTCCG includes:
- a CDS encoding cation-translocating P-type ATPase: MQTSNQPSELTSQEWHSLSEQEVANRLGSSKEAGLTTDLANQRLEQFGPNELTGKKAKPLWLKFLQQFNQPLILILLVAGAVKAFLEEWPNAWVIWGVTIINAIIGFLQEWKAEGAIAALSKSVTTEATLIREGNKRRISSTELVPGDLVLLNSGDKVPADLRLIHVRNLQIDESGLTGESVPVEKNSATLNPETALAERINMAYAGGLVTFGQARGLVVATGNNTETGKISQLIDQRTNLTTPLTRKFDKFSKVWMILVLGLGALTVAVAFHNAYNNEALETFRNVQPSIAGALEAAIALIVSAIPEGLPAVVTVTLAVGVNRMARRHAIVRKLPAVETLGGATVICSDKTGTLTENQMTVQEIHAGGQKYFVTGQGYAAEGEISFNDSPVDFQQNPILLECLRAGLLCNDSHIEEKEGNLVVVGDPTEGALIVAANKAGLTQDAIAEELPKRDVIPFESEFQYMATLHDTPNGPTIYVKGSVESLLKRCTQIFDSQGEVISLDADALHEEVESMAEKGLRVLAFAKKSINPGRQNIDRPDIDEGLIFMGLQGMIDPPRPEAIAAVAACQNAGIQVKMITGDHATTAAAIARRMGMEKNGQVQAFTGTQIGEMDDQTLANNLEDSVVFARVAPEQKLRLVEALQARGEIVAMTGDGVNDAPALKQADVGIAMGGAGTEVAKESADMILTDDNFASIEAAVEEGRTVYSNLVKAISFILPVNLGESMTVLLSVLLGRPLPIEALQILWLNMINSITMTVPLSFEPKSPRVMEKSPRNPSESLLSRDRIKRIAIIAIYNWIVIFGMFEWSLRTYPDHPEPLALARTIAVQSLVSGRIFYLLSISQLLPNLIAKMKGTLNSKVGASAIVAGIIGAIVLQILFSQVPLLNRIFQTAPLNLTQWLICLAVGLPMIPVALLVNRLDPPN